In the Tissierellales bacterium genome, GATACTGGAACAAAACTGGCTACCTCAGCCTCTGATATAGTAATGCCCTATTTTATTAGAGCCGCTGCTATAGCAGTTTTAGCTGGGTTAATAGTAATATACACTAACGACTCTCATTCTCTTTCACTTAAAAACTCAAATAAGGATAACTCTTAACTTACACTTAAGACTTCTATAAAAAGTTGACACTATAAAAATATAGTGTCAATTTTAATGTTTTATTTTCTTTATAGACTACTTACTGATTATTACTTCATTTATTTTTTGCCTAGAATAAACATGAATTAAAAACAGAACACTAATTGATAATAATTATCATTTACAATGTGGATGTTTTGTAGTATAGTATTTATATAATTGGCTTTAAATTATCGCGGCAAATATATAATATGGAGCTGATAATTTTGGCAAAAATGATGGGACCTAGATTTAAACAATCTAGAAGATTAGGATTAAATGTATGTGGCCATCCAAAAGCCATGAATAGGGCTAATAAGGGCAATTCAAGAGATGGTCAAAAACTTTCAAACTATGGAATGCAACTTCTTGAAAAACAAAGATTAAGAGCATACTATGGTGTAATTGAAAAACAATTTATAGGATATGTGCGAGAAGCTAAAAAATCTGATGAACAAACAGGTACAGCATTAGTAAAAATATTAGAATCTAGATTAGATAATTTAGTATATAGATTAGGTTTTGCTTCCTCAATAAGACAAGCTAGACAAATGGTAGTTCACGGTCATATCCTAGTAAATGACAAAAAAATCAATATACCATCTTATAGAGTTAATGTAGGAGATATTATTTCTTTAAAGGAACAATCTAGAAATGTTGAATTGTTTAAAGAAAACTTCCTTTCTTCTACTATTGTTAATTACCCTTATTTAGAAAAGGATGAAGATAATTTTTCTGGCAAGTTCACAAAAAGTCCTAATAGAGATGAAATTCCTATTGAAATTGATGATCAATTAGTCGTTGAATATTATTCAAGACTTATTTAAAAAAATCGGCACTATGAATTCACAGTGCCGATTTTTTAATTTCTTTTTTAATTTTTTTATTCTTCTTTTACTAATACTTCGCTATTCTTTAATATTTGCTTAGTCCTATTTCCATCTCCTAAAGAATCTAAATATACTATTTCGGTAGGCTCTATTTTTATTATTTTTAGGTAATCCTCTTCATAATCAAGTCTATAAGAATCTGGATAATATTCTTTTGCTTCATTAAATAATTCTACATTATCTAAACTTGTAGTTGCTTTTCCAAAAATTTGTACCCCTTTTATTTGCCTATAATTAATATAGTCTGTATTCACTAGTAGACAAACATTTGGATTATTAGCTATAAATTTAAATTTATCTCCTCCAGCAGAAATTATGTATATATCTAAATTCTTTCCAACAAAGTATTGGACAGGACTACTTCTTGGAATACCATTCATACATGTAGCTAAAGAACCATTCTTATGTTCTTTTAAAAACTCTAAAACATTATCTTTTAATTCTTGAACTCCCATTTTTTCTTCCATATACTCCTCTCCTCCCAATATTAAATCATAAAATCCTATTAACAATAGAATTATAGTTAATAATAAACAATTTAATTCTATTATTTAGCTATTAGATTAAAAATATACAAATTAATAAAACTTAATTAAAAACTAATATTAATATACATTTTTAATAATTATAGCCTACGAGTAACACTTTTTAATACCTAGCATAATTTATATAGAGTCTTAATTTACTTATTGGGAGGTGTAATCATGACTGATACTAATAGGGGCGGACTATTTAGTAATATATTAGGAGATGACTGTGATAATAGTTCAATACTCTTTTTCTTTTTGCTTTTAGTGGTTATATTCTGTAGCTGTGATCGCTGGTAACATTTTATAAGTATATTGCATAGGTTATACTAAACCTCTAAACTCCACTATGTTACCACAGCAGGGGGGTGTGATTATGACTGACATGAGTTGTGACAGAAGACATCAAGGATGTGGATTTGACGATTCATTACTTTTCTTCTTCTTATTGTTAGTAGTTTTATTCTGTAACTGTGATAATATGGGATACTAAACCAGTATAATAAGCCGAGGATAATCCTCGGCTTTTCCACTGTATAAAAATTACAAAATAAATACTTAATCATAGAAAATAGTGTAGAAGAAATTCATTATAAAAAATATAAATAAGCAAAATAGTGGCAAAATAAAAAAACGCCATATGAAATGGCGTAGTTATCAATAGTGAGTAAGTCTGTAAGCCGAGTTCTGTCTTAGATGATCATCTATCTATGACCTATTGTTGCCAATAGGTTCCTGCGACCTACCATTAGAACAACAGCAAGCAACTGTCTTTTTTGTTCATTCTTGGTCTTGCTCCGGATGGGGTTTACATAGCCAACTAGTTACCTAGTTGCTGGTGAGCTCTTACCTCACCATTCCACCCTTACCTAGTTAAATTACTAGGCGGTATATTTCTGTTGCACTATCCTTAGGGTTGCCCCCACTGGGAATTACCCAGCATCCTGCTTTGTGGAGCTCGGACTTTCCTCATGTAAAAACACGCGATCATCCAACCTACTCATATTATCTTTTATCATCATCGTAAATATAATATAACATAAAATAATATGATTTGCAAAGGTATTACATTACTACATTACCCTATTTTTCTAAATACAATATTCTACCACAGTTTTCACAATACTGTAATTCTTCATCCCTTTTAAGGTTATCTATTAAATAAGTTGGTATTATCATATTACAACCATTACATCTGTGTTCTTCAACCTTTGCCATAGCAAAAACTTTATTCTTTTTTAACATATGGTATTTCTTATATAATACTTCATCAATCTCTGTAGAAATTTGGTATACATCATCCATTTCCTGACGTATTTTTTCTCTAATTTGATTTGTCATCCTATTATATTCATCCTTATTTTTTGCAAATTGAAATTTCATTTTATTACATTCATTTTCAATATGAGAAATATCTTTTTTTATATTCTCAGCATATTCCATTAAATATATAATGTCAAATTCTAACTCATTTATATGTTCTTTTAAGCTTTTACTTTCCTCAGCCATGTAATTAAGCTGTTTTACATCGGTTACTGTTCCATCATAAAGGTTTTTTTCTACTTCTTTTAACTGAAAGGTTAATCCTTTTAGAATATTATCATTTTTTCTAAGTTTTTTATCTTTTTCTTCTAGTTCTAACTTTTTATCCTTTAATCTTTTATCTAAACTATTTAATTTTAGGGTTATTGTTTCAATAGATCCTTTTTTAGCTAGTTCTTCTAATTTTGCTTTAGTTTCCTTCAATTTTAAATCATGTTCTTGTAATTTCCATAAAAGCTCTAGTTGTTTCAATTTTACACCTCCATCTGTACTAATATAAGGTAACAGTCGGACTACTTTCTTTATGGATAATTACTTCAATTGAACCTTGTATATTAGAGTAAATGTAGTCTTTTATCTTTGGTAATATTATCTTCTCTGTATCATAGTGGTTTCCATCTACTACAATAAGACCTAATTGATGGCCTAATTGGGCATCATGATACTTAATATCTCCAGTTACATAAATATCAGCTTCTTTTTTATAAGCATCATATATAAAATTAGCCCCGCTTCCGCCACAAATAGCAACTCTTTTAATAGTTTTGTCCTTATATCCATGAACTCTTATAGGATTTACATCTAGTTTTTCTTTTACCAAATCTAAAAAATTTTTTAATAGCATTTCTTCTATATTTCCTACTCTTCCATATCCATATTCCTTATTCTTATTTTTTAAAGGATAAATATCATAAGCTACTTCTTCATAGGGATGGGCTTTTATCATTTTATTTATGACTTTCTTTAGGTTTTTTTCTTCTACAATTGTTTCTATTTTAATTTCATTCACTTTTTCTAGTTTATTAGTTTCACCTATGAAGGGGTTTGTGCCTTCTCTAGGCATAAAGGTTCCAAATCCTTCGGAATTATAAGTACAATGACTATAATTCCCTATCCATCCGGCATTAGATTCTCCTAAAACATTTCTAATTTTATCTGCATAACTTTCTGGCACGCCTACTGCTATTTTATATAAAGGCTCGATATAAGAAGTACTAAGTACTTCTGCATCTTCTAACCCCAATAATTCTGCAAAGGTATCATTAACCCCTCCAATAGCTAAATCTAAATTTGAATGGGCATTGTATACGACTATCTCTTCTTTTATAATATCATATATTAATTTCTCTTTATAGCCTGTTGTAGTAATTTTCTTTATAGGTTCAAAAATAATGGGATGATGGCTAATAATCATATCCGCCTTAATTTCCTTAGCCTTCCTTAGGACTTTATTATCTAAATCTAAAGCTAGCAAAATCTTTTCAACTTTTTTGTTTGGATCCCCTATTTGAAATCCTGTATTATCCCAGCTATCAATTAAATAAGGTTTAGCCCAATTATCTAAAATTCCAATAATTTCTTTAGCCTTTAACACACATTAGCACCTCCTTATATTTTTCAATTTCCTCTGTTAGCGCCTTCATTCTTTCTTTACTTTTTAAGGTAGTTTTATCCTCTATTTTATCTAATATATTTTCTGCAAGTTTTATTTTATAGTTAATAAATTCTTCTAATAATGGATCTTTATTTTCCACAAGTTTTTTTCCTATATCAAAATAAATATCTTTTTCTATATAACCTTTACCATGCTTTGTATAGATTACTTCATAAAATTTTTCTCCTTCTTTAACAAGCCTTTCATCTAATATTTCAAAATTATTATTATATAAATACTCTCTCAATTTATTTGAAGCAACCATAGGCTGTAATATAAAATGTGTAATAGTTCTAGAAATATTCTTTCTACTTTCTAATATATCAGCTATAAGAAGTCCTCCCATACCCGCAATAATTGCTGTATCAGCTTCAAAAGATTTTAATACTTCAAACCCATCTCCAATTCTTGTCTCTATCTCATTTTCAAGTTTTAAACCCTTTATGTAATTCTTACCCTTATTTAAAGATTCCTCACTAATATCTGTGGCTATTACCTTTTTACTTATATTATTCATTATTAAATAGGCTGGTATATAGCCATGATCGGTTCCTATATCTATTGCTATTGAATTTTTAGGAACAAAATTTGCTATAGTTAGTAATCTATTAGATATGTTCATATTTTTTCTTCCTCTCTAAATAAAATAAATAAAAATATACAATAAAATAATGAAGATTAAAGAC is a window encoding:
- a CDS encoding pyridoxamine 5'-phosphate oxidase family protein, producing MEEKMGVQELKDNVLEFLKEHKNGSLATCMNGIPRSSPVQYFVGKNLDIYIISAGGDKFKFIANNPNVCLLVNTDYINYRQIKGVQIFGKATTSLDNVELFNEAKEYYPDSYRLDYEEDYLKIIKIEPTEIVYLDSLGDGNRTKQILKNSEVLVKEE
- a CDS encoding Nif3-like dinuclear metal center hexameric protein — its product is MLKAKEIIGILDNWAKPYLIDSWDNTGFQIGDPNKKVEKILLALDLDNKVLRKAKEIKADMIISHHPIIFEPIKKITTTGYKEKLIYDIIKEEIVVYNAHSNLDLAIGGVNDTFAELLGLEDAEVLSTSYIEPLYKIAVGVPESYADKIRNVLGESNAGWIGNYSHCTYNSEGFGTFMPREGTNPFIGETNKLEKVNEIKIETIVEEKNLKKVINKMIKAHPYEEVAYDIYPLKNKNKEYGYGRVGNIEEMLLKNFLDLVKEKLDVNPIRVHGYKDKTIKRVAICGGSGANFIYDAYKKEADIYVTGDIKYHDAQLGHQLGLIVVDGNHYDTEKIILPKIKDYIYSNIQGSIEVIIHKESSPTVTLY
- a CDS encoding class I SAM-dependent methyltransferase — its product is MNISNRLLTIANFVPKNSIAIDIGTDHGYIPAYLIMNNISKKVIATDISEESLNKGKNYIKGLKLENEIETRIGDGFEVLKSFEADTAIIAGMGGLLIADILESRKNISRTITHFILQPMVASNKLREYLYNNNFEILDERLVKEGEKFYEVIYTKHGKGYIEKDIYFDIGKKLVENKDPLLEEFINYKIKLAENILDKIEDKTTLKSKERMKALTEEIEKYKEVLMCVKG
- a CDS encoding C4-type zinc ribbon domain-containing protein — protein: MKQLELLWKLQEHDLKLKETKAKLEELAKKGSIETITLKLNSLDKRLKDKKLELEEKDKKLRKNDNILKGLTFQLKEVEKNLYDGTVTDVKQLNYMAEESKSLKEHINELEFDIIYLMEYAENIKKDISHIENECNKMKFQFAKNKDEYNRMTNQIREKIRQEMDDVYQISTEIDEVLYKKYHMLKKNKVFAMAKVEEHRCNGCNMIIPTYLIDNLKRDEELQYCENCGRILYLEK
- the rpsD gene encoding 30S ribosomal protein S4 encodes the protein MAKMMGPRFKQSRRLGLNVCGHPKAMNRANKGNSRDGQKLSNYGMQLLEKQRLRAYYGVIEKQFIGYVREAKKSDEQTGTALVKILESRLDNLVYRLGFASSIRQARQMVVHGHILVNDKKINIPSYRVNVGDIISLKEQSRNVELFKENFLSSTIVNYPYLEKDEDNFSGKFTKSPNRDEIPIEIDDQLVVEYYSRLI